The sequence CCTGACTCATTAAAGCCGATATCTAACCTGCCATTGAGGTTCTTACCATGACAGAATCATCCGCTGACACGCCGAACTTCCAGCCCCCGATCACCGAAGCCGCCGAGGCTCTGCAACGAGAAGCCAGATTGCCCCTCACCGGGTGGCAGCAGGAGGTGAGTCGGGGCTTAGAATTTGGCCTCGAAGCCGCTGAGAGCATTCGCGATCGCTCCATTCCCACCGTTTTCGCCGGGGGGAGTTGCCCCACTACGCAGGCATTAACACCTTCTTGAAGGCTCCCTATTTAGAAGATGTTCGGAAGGTGGGAGAGTACGATGTCGCCATTGTCGGGGTTCCCCATGACTCCGGCACCACCTACCGTCCGGGAACCCGTTTTGGCCCCCAAGGGATTCGCCGAATTTCAGCCCTTTACACCCCCTACAACTTTGAGTTAGGGGTCGATCTGCGGGAGCAAATTACCCTCTGTGATGTCGGCGATATTTTCACCATTCCTGCTAACAACGAAAAGTCCTTTGATCAGATTTCCAAAGGCGTGGCCCATGTGTTTAGTTCCGGTGCCTTCCCGATTATTTTCGGGGGGTGACCACTCCATTGGCTATCCAACGGTGCGGGGCGTTTGTCGTCACCTCGGGGATAAAAAAGTAGGCATTATCCACTTCGATCGCCATGTCGATACCCAGGAGACTGATCTGGATGAGCGGATGCACACCTGTCCCTGGTTCCATGCCACCAATATCCGCAATGCCCCCGCTAAAAATCTGGTGCAGTTAGGGATTGGCGGCTGGCAAGTTCCCCGACAAGGGGTCAAGGTCTGCCGCGAGCGTGCCACCAACATCCTCACCGTTACCGACATCACAGAAATGGGGATCAATGCTGCCGTAGAGTTTGCCCTAGAACACGCGATGGATGGCACGGACTGTGTGTACATCAGTTTTGACATCGACTGCATTGATGCTGGGTTTGTCCCTGGCACGGGTTGGCCGGAACCAGGGGGACTGCTGCCCCGGGAAGCCCTTGCCATGCTGGGTAAAATTATTCAACGGGCACCGGTCTGTGGGCTGGAAATTGTGGAAGTTTCCCCCCCGTTACGACATCAGTGATATTACCTCTTTGATGGCAACCCGCGTCATTTGCGATGCCATGGCCCATTTAGTGATCTCCGGCCAACTACCCCGCCGACAAAAACCAGACTATATCCATCCTGAGGCCCAGCCCGAACTGCTGGATTCCTGATGCACGAGACCGACATGACCCAGGCGCTGATACTCACGGTTGAGGACTGGTGGCGATCGCAGCCACAGCAACCCCAGATTCAGGCGATTCATTTGACCGTCGGCCAGTTCACCTGCGTTGAACCCATGGGACTTCAGTTTGCCTTCGAGGTGCAAAGCCGTCAGACCGTTTTAGCGGGGGCTCAACTGGTGATTCACGAAACCCCACTGATCGCCTTCTGCCATGGGTGCGACCACGAGTATCGTCCTGAGATGGGGTTGCAGTACGCTTGTCCCCAATGTCAGGCTCCCATGGAAGAGATTCGTTCCGGACGAGAACTGAAAATCAATCACATTGAATATACCCAGTCCGGCGATCGCGATTGAAGCGGGGAACTGTCCCTCCGACGAGATGCCCCAGCTTTGCCGTCGTGATTGCTACCGTTTTTCATCCTGCCCCCTACCCCCTTGGCTCCTCCTCCCCACCATGCACCAAACCTTTGATGCTGCGCTTGAAATCAACCTACTCCATGCCAATCAGCAAGGAGCCGATCAGAATCGGG comes from Neosynechococcus sphagnicola sy1 and encodes:
- a CDS encoding arginase family protein → MPHYAGINTFLKAPYLEDVRKVGEYDVAIVGVPHDSGTTYRPGTRFGPQGIRRISALYTPYNFELGVDLREQITLCDVGDIFTIPANNEKSFDQISKGVAHVFSSGAFPIIFGG
- a CDS encoding agmatinase family protein, which gives rise to MCLVPVPSRLFSGGDHSIGYPTVRGVCRHLGDKKVGIIHFDRHVDTQETDLDERMHTCPWFHATNIRNAPAKNLVQLGIGGWQVPRQGVKVCRERATNILTVTDITEMGINAAVEFALEHAMDGTDCVYISFDIDCIDAGFVPGTGWPEPGGLLPREALAMLGKIIQRAPVCGLEIVEVSPPLRHQ
- the hypA gene encoding hydrogenase maturation nickel metallochaperone HypA, which produces MHETDMTQALILTVEDWWRSQPQQPQIQAIHLTVGQFTCVEPMGLQFAFEVQSRQTVLAGAQLVIHETPLIAFCHGCDHEYRPEMGLQYACPQCQAPMEEIRSGRELKINHIEYTQSGDRD